The Synechocystis sp. PCC 6714 genome includes the window CAGGTGGAAATTTGGACATCGGTGTAACGGCTCTGGGTACGATTGGCCATGATTTTTCCCGGGACAATTATTCGATAATCAAAGACTTAATCAATCTCTAACTGAAGTGTAGCTTAGAATACGGAGCCCCTTACCCTACTTTTCTAAGCTAAAAGAAAGCTAATTTGCGCCCTCCACCTCCCCTTGGTCCCATGCCCCCTCTGCAGCTCCTCCGCTCCCTTTCCGCCCTACCGGACATTAATCCAGTGGTGGATTTTCCGGCCCCCAATCCGGCCCCGAAATCGACGGTGGGGGGGGATGCTTTCCCCAGTGTCTATTCCACCTTGGCTCCCCATGCCCTGACCAACTTGGTGTTTAAGCATTACGACATTGAAGTGCCCAAGGGGTGTCGGTTTTGGCATCGGGGTCTGAGCGATGTTTATTTGGTGGAAACCCTAGCGGACGACTATATTTTGCGTATTTCCCACCAACATTGGCGCACGGAAAGTGAAATTCAGTTTGAGTTGGATTTGCTCAACTTTTTAGCGGATCGGGATGTGCCGGTGGCGGCCCCCCTAAGGCATCGGGATGGAGGTTATGCCCTGGAGATTAATGCCCCGGAAGGTAAACGTTATGCCAGTTTGTTTCCCTATGCCCCCGGTGGCGTGGCGATCGGTGATTTGAATAAAACCCAAGGATTTTTGTTGGGGGAAATGCTGGCCCAACTGCATCAAACGGCCCAACGGTTCAAACCTTCTGCCCACCGTCCTCCCCTCACCCTCAGCTATTTGCTGGACGATTCCCTCCATGTTATTGCTCCTTTTCTACACCACCGACTGGAGGAATGGCGCTGTCTGATCGACATTTCTATGGCTATCAAAACCCAGCTAAAAACTATTCCCACCCACGTCCCCTATTGGACCATTTGTTGGGGAGATCCCCATAGCGGCAATGTGCATTTCACCGCCGAAGATCAGATGATGCTGTTCGACTTTGACCAATGTGGGATGGGCTGGCGGGCCTTCGACATTGCCAAATTTCTTCAGGTTTCTATGCAATCTGGCCTGGGGCGCAACATTCGGGACGCTTTTTTAAGCGGATATAACTCCATTGCTCCCCTGACTGTTTTGGAAGAAAACTGCCTCCAGGCTTTAACCCAAACAGCTTTTATTTGG containing:
- a CDS encoding phosphotransferase, with translation MPPLQLLRSLSALPDINPVVDFPAPNPAPKSTVGGDAFPSVYSTLAPHALTNLVFKHYDIEVPKGCRFWHRGLSDVYLVETLADDYILRISHQHWRTESEIQFELDLLNFLADRDVPVAAPLRHRDGGYALEINAPEGKRYASLFPYAPGGVAIGDLNKTQGFLLGEMLAQLHQTAQRFKPSAHRPPLTLSYLLDDSLHVIAPFLHHRLEEWRCLIDISMAIKTQLKTIPTHVPYWTICWGDPHSGNVHFTAEDQMMLFDFDQCGMGWRAFDIAKFLQVSMQSGLGRNIRDAFLSGYNSIAPLTVLEENCLQALTQTAFIWSWAIHVQTLKLSDYSRLHSGYFKRRLETLQQLGSTDWQLF